In Fragaria vesca subsp. vesca linkage group LG1, FraVesHawaii_1.0, whole genome shotgun sequence, the sequence GAATTCATGATATCATAAGTCTATAGAAAAGCACTTTCTGATGAACTTTCATAAGAAAACATTCAGATTTCATAAGATACAATCTTGTTTAATTTTCCAGGTCAGACAAAGCAGGAAGGCTGCTTGCTGATGTTTTACTAAAAGGATCTCATGGTAACAGGTACTCAGCATCGCTTCAAAATTATGTTATCTCAGCACTTCTGAAAAAGCAATCAAAGTAATTTTATATATTGATTCTCCATGAATATCAGGCCTGTTACACTCGTGGGTTTCTCACTTGGAGCACGAACAATTTTCAAGTGTCTCCAGTGTTTGGCTGAGACCGAACATGATGGTAAGTGTATAATTTCTGATTACTCTTCCTTGTTCTGGATTAAACGTAATGTATTTCTGAATATTGGCAGCTGAACTTGTTGAAAGAGTTGTTCTACTCGGGGCACCCATCTCTATTAAGGATGAGAACTGGGAAGCTGCTAGAAAGGTGATTGAAAAATTGTTTTATTTTTCACAGTCCTGCACACTGCAGACATTTGTACTTATTCATTTGCATTTGTCTTTCTTAATGGTCTTCTTATTTTCCCAATTTGTATTTACCACCTCCTTTTATATACAGATGGTTGCTGGAAGATTTGTGAATGCTTACTCTACAAAGGACTGGATGCTTGGGATTGCTTTCCGCGCAAGGTATGCACAATGAGTAATTGATTTCGTAGAGTCTTTATTCAAACCTGAAGTGCACATAATAGATATAAATAAAGACTCTACTATGTTAGGTGTTTGTTTATTGCAGCTCTATTATGCTGAGAGTTTCTTTTAGATTTGCTTAATGTCAACTAATGACCACTTACGAACAGTCTGCTTAGTCGAGGATTAGCTGGAATTCAACCCATTGATGTTCAAGGAATTGAGAATGTAAGTTCTCTCTCATTTCTCTATCTTATATGCCCAAGGCCACACAGTGAATCCTTCTTAAGTCCCTATTTTGTGGACATCGACTGATTTGATTGGTTGAGGGGAGATGTGTGCACCAACCCTAATTCTACCCGGGTTTTGCAGGTTGATGTTTCTGATGTCATTGATGCTCATTCTACCTATCTTTGGGCCACACAGCAGATCCTGGACATGCTTGAATTGGAGTCGTATTATCCTGTTTTCAATAGCACTATTTGCATACAAAAATAGACAGTTGTATACAACAAGTCTGGTCTTTTCATGAAGTCATTGTTTTGCTGGAAGCTACCTGCTTCACTGGTTTCCAGTTAGTTTTAGCATTTCCATTAGGGAACACAGGTGGATTGAGTTTCATGTATTCTTTTATCTTGTTACCGGAAGAGAACAAAAGGGGTGAAAATCTTTGTACAAATATAACATTGTAAAAAGTTTCTCAACCTCATGTGAATACGTCAAAAAATCTAGTTGCTTGCATTATCTGTGTTAATGAGCCAATTGCATTCAATAATGCTAGGTTAATTACAGAGAGGCCAGGGTTTGTTAACTTGTGAAACAAAATAAACAAAAACAGCGGACTGGGCTTATCTGGGCTAGGCGGACAAGTGTCGAGGCTAGGCGGATCGAGGTGTCGTGGGCCCAGCGGGTCGGAAGGGTCCACCATTTAGTAATTTGGTTAAAATTGAAAAATTACAGTCCCGAGTTGTTACCTTGGTAACCAAGTGTGACGCAAACCGACTTAACCGAGCAAAAGGGATTTGTTCTACAAAAAAAATTAAAAAATAAAATAAAATAACTAAATAGAGACAACACCCTCCACACTGACGACGACGACGACCACCCGCCATAGCCATGGCCACCGATCCAAGCAAAGACGACGACAACAACAACAACAACCAGAATCCGGTAAAACTTTCTAAGAAGGAGAAGGGTAAATCATGCAAAGGTACCCTTTACTATTCCTCGGCCCTCCAATCCAAAGCCAAGAACCCTCGCTGCATCGGCATTCCCCGCTCTCTTCCCCAAGGTAACAATTGGGTTAGGGTTTCCGGGTTTTGATTCTCATGTTATATGGCCTTAATTTTAGCATATGGTTATCAATCACGCTTATATTTTGATCATTTGTTCGCAATTTGACGTAAAAGGAGTTTCGTTTTGATAATTGAGCTCAGAAGAAGGTCAATTCATCATCATCTTTGAGTTAAAGGATTGATCTTTGCCAGTTTTTGATCGGTTTCTTGGTGGTTTTGTTTCTGGGTAGGATTCATTGTGATTCTAGTTTAGCTTCAGTTTTAGGGTTCTTATAGAAAGGATGAATCTTTTCCTGGTTTGGGTTTTGGAGAACCACATATGTCAATAAATGAGATTGTCTGCATGGGGGATTTTGTTTGGCAGTCGAAAAATTGTGTTGTACAACTTACTAATGCGTAGATTTTGGTGATCAGTGCCTAACTCAATAAAAGATGAGCAGCAGCAGTTTCATGATTTTTACTATGCCTGTGCCGGTTACTCGGTCTACTTGGATCAAAAATCTGGAAAGGAATCTTCGGGTGATAAGCAAACGCCAGCAAAATTACCTGTTTGTGTCGGCTTGGAGGTAAGATCTCTTGCTCTCTCTCACACACGCACAGAGCAAAACATTTTCACATGCTATATGGGATGGGAGCATGGTATTAACTTATTGCATAACTGCATTGAGCTTTGCAGTTCAGCTTCATTTCAGAAAATAGTTTATTGGATTGACTTGTTAGTTTCAGTGGTTTAAATTTTCATTCTGAGATCATCCTATAGGTGATCTTAATAAACTGAATGAGAATGAAGTATGAGTTATGAGTTATAGAGATTTTGACTTGTCAATTTTTGGTGCATTTGGAGTTCAATCAATGTGTGTGGGTCAAAATAAAGGAAGTAATATGGGCCAAGTGGCAAGTTGAATATCCGGGGACGTAATATTTCTAAGCTTTATTCTTGTTGCTCTTTTTGTGCATATTAATTAGTAACATTTTCTCACTAAGCCAAGAATTCTGACTGAAATGAGTTACCGCAGCTTCTAGTTGGCAGAAAAGCT encodes:
- the LOC101307244 gene encoding uncharacterized protein LOC101307244; protein product: MATDPSKDDDNNNNNQNPVKLSKKEKGKSCKGTLYYSSALQSKAKNPRCIGIPRSLPQVPNSIKDEQQQFHDFYYACAGYSVYLDQKSGKESSGDKQTPAKLPVCVGLELLVGRKAPASAPAVTPTAAHALNKEDAREVCQPQRPKPIQPAGNDFLTRFSRNADLVALGVWKNMGKVGNYLKASVSDILYPYRGRPK